The DNA region TCGTCACGCCCATGACGCGGATACCGTGACCGGCACACAGCTGTTTGACGACCCGTGTATTTTCTTCAATCCGTTTCAAGTATATTTTCAACCGGGGATACATATGCCGCCTCCTGAAAAAGCCCACCCCGTCAATTTCCGGAATGAGCTTTTTAGTACGAAATTATTATTTCCAGTATTCCACTTCGTCAAGATCCAGACCCACGTCAGCCGCATGGAAGACCGGATCCCTGCCTTCTCTCTTCTGGCGCTCATAGTCTTTCATCACTTTGACTGCCGTTCCGCCGAGGACAAGGCAGGCGGGAATATTGATCAGGCACATAAGAGCCATGAGAATATCGGCGATATCCCAGGCCGCTGCCATAGACATGCCCGCACCGACGAAAATGACAAGGGATGCCAAAATTCGGAAACCTGTCATAAAAGATTTTCCCGGTTCTTTTTTATGAATAAAGATCAGGCAGTTATCCACATAGAAGAAGTTGCCGATCAGTGTGGAAAAGGCAAAGAGCACCATGCACACCGTGATAAGGATCGGGCCGAAGCTTCCAAAAGCCACAGTCACGGCATTCTGCACATATCCCGCACCGGCGATTTCTTTCGTAATCGGAGTACCGGAAGCCAGACACATCATAGCGGTCGCCGTACAGATAAGAAGCGTGTCGATGAAAACGGACAACATCTGTACAAGTCCCTGCTTGACCGGATGGCTTACATCAGCGGAAGCGGCAGCATTCGGCGCGGAACCTACGCCCGCCTCATTAGAAAAGAGGCCGCGCTTTACGCCGAACATGAGACAGGATCCGGAAACGCCGCCCAGAATGGACCGGAAATCAAAAGCATCGGCAAAAATCATGCCAAACACCTGCGGAATAAGATTTATATGCATCACAACGACAATCACAGCCGCCGCCACATAGATGAGCCCCATAATCGGCACGAGAACACCGGTGACACGGAGGATACGTCTTCCGCCGCCCATGATGCAGTACCCCACAAGCGCGCCGAGAACGGCACCGATGATCCACGGCGTGACAGCCGGATCATACCAGCCATAGGCCGCAAAAGTGGACTGCAGATTATATGAAGCAAGCATATTGAAGCCGCCGGCATAGGTGATGATGAGGAAGAAAGCGAAGAGTACGCCAAGGGTGCGGTTGTGCATGGCGGATTCGATGTAATAAGCAGGTCCGCCGTAGCTGTCTCCCTTGCTGTCTCTTCTCTTATAGACCTGGGCAAGGGTACTTTCAATAAACGCGGACGCTCCGCCGATGACGGCAATAACCCACATCCAGAAAACGGAGCCCGGCCCGCCAAGACAGATTGCCGTGGAAACACCCAGAATATTTC from Dialister invisus DSM 15470 includes:
- a CDS encoding alanine/glycine:cation symporter family protein; translated protein: MMPILDYLDGILYYPILVVVLTAAGLYFTCRTGLVQFRMFWESIRLVMEKPQNEGAVSPFHALMVSTASRVGTGNILGVSTAICLGGPGSVFWMWVIAVIGGASAFIESTLAQVYKRRDSKGDSYGGPAYYIESAMHNRTLGVLFAFFLIITYAGGFNMLASYNLQSTFAAYGWYDPAVTPWIIGAVLGALVGYCIMGGGRRILRVTGVLVPIMGLIYVAAAVIVVVMHINLIPQVFGMIFADAFDFRSILGGVSGSCLMFGVKRGLFSNEAGVGSAPNAAASADVSHPVKQGLVQMLSVFIDTLLICTATAMMCLASGTPITKEIAGAGYVQNAVTVAFGSFGPILITVCMVLFAFSTLIGNFFYVDNCLIFIHKKEPGKSFMTGFRILASLVIFVGAGMSMAAAWDIADILMALMCLINIPACLVLGGTAVKVMKDYERQKREGRDPVFHAADVGLDLDEVEYWK